From the genome of Desulforegula conservatrix Mb1Pa:
GACAGATAAATCCGCAATTTTTGATGTGTTCTACGGCAAGACAGAAACAGCCCCAATGATTAATGAATGCCCGATATGCATGGAACTGAAGCTTAAAGACGTGCTTCATTATGGCCACCATGAAATTTTCATAGGAGAGATTGTAAACACATTCGTTCAGGAAAAAGTTCTGACAGACGACAAGATTGACATGGCAAAAGTAAAGCCCCTGCTTTTTGACATGTATAGCAAAAATTACTGGTCTTTGGGTAAAGTAGCAGGAAAATGCTGGAATGCTGGCAAAGAACTTAAAACTCCGAAATAAAAGGGATCAACGAATGAACGTCCTCGACGCAATAATGACAAGAAGAAGCATTAGAAAATACCAGAACAAGCCGATTTCAGACGATAATGTGAAAACAATCCTCGAGGCCGCCATGATGGCGCCAAGCGCAAGAAACTGCCAGCCCTGGCATTTTGTTGTTATCAAGGATAAAAAAGTGCTGGCAGAAGTAAAAGAGATCAATCCCCACGCCGCAATGGCAACAGAAGCCGATTTGGCGATTCTGGTTTGC
Proteins encoded in this window:
- a CDS encoding flavin reductase family protein, which gives rise to MKSLGPVNALYPMPTTLVGANVNGKANFLTVAHVGIMNHGEPQYLSVGLNSSHYTNAGIHENGTFSICIPSEDLMVKTDYCGIMTGKKTDKSAIFDVFYGKTETAPMINECPICMELKLKDVLHYGHHEIFIGEIVNTFVQEKVLTDDKIDMAKVKPLLFDMYSKNYWSLGKVAGKCWNAGKELKTPK